Genomic segment of Sinorhizobium meliloti:
CACCTTCCTGTCGATCGCCGCCTGCGGCGTCTTCAGGAGCGGCGACTTCAGGGGAAACTCGAGGTTCTGTCGGACCGTGAGATGTGGATAGAGCGAATATTGCTGGAAGACCATCGCGACATTGCGCTCGGCCGGCGACAGCCCCTTCATGGCGCGGCCGCCGATGAAGACCTCGCCGCTGTCGGGGGCATCGAGACCGGAGACCATGCGCAGCGTCGTTGTCTTGCCCGCGCCGCTCGGGCCAAGCAGCACGACGAAGGAGCCGTCCGGCACCCGGAGCGAGACATCGCCGAGCGCGAGCGTGCCGCCGAACCGCTTCGTCACATTTTCAAGGACGACCTCAGCCATGACCCAACACTCCCTCATTGGCCTCGGAGACGAGCGCATTGCCTTTATCAGCATCGAAAAGCGAAAGGGTGCGCGTATCGAAATCGAGCCCGACCATCTCCTCCTCCCGCACCTTGCAGCTTGAGGAAATGCGCGCCTTCAGATCGCCATGACCGGTCGAAACTGTCACGATCTGCGTCGTGCCGAGATATTCGACGGCGCTGACGCGCCCGCGGTAGGCGGCATCGTCGCGGAATTTCACATGCTCCGGCCGCACGCCCAGCGTGAGGCGGCCGGCGCGGCCCTCCCGCGCGGCCGGCACTTTCATCTTCACGCCGCCGAGATCGACGCTGTCGCCGCCGATGCCGATCATGCCGTCGAAATCGAGGAAATTCATGGAAGGCGAGCCGATGAACTGGGCGACGAATTTCGTCGCCGGCCAGTCGTAGATCTGCTGCGGCCGACCGAACTGCTCGATGACGCCATGGTTCATGACGACGATCTTGTCGCCCATCTGCATAGCCTCGAGCTGGTCGTGCGTGACATAGACGGTGGTGGCGCCCATGCGGTCGTGCAGCGCGCGCAGTTCCTCCGCCATGTGCTCGCGGAACTCCGCGTCGAGCGCGCCGAGCGGCTCGTCCATGAAGAAGGCCTTGGGGCGGCGCACGATGGCGCGGCCGAGCGCCACGCGCTGACGATCGCCGCCTGAGAGGCCGCCGACGGGCCTGTCGAGGATATGCTCGATCTTGAGGATGCGGGCGACCTCGGCAACACGCGTCGCCACCTCCTCGCGCTTCATGCCCTGGCTGACCAGGGGATAGGAGATGTTCTTACGCACGTTCATATGCGGGTAGAGCGCGAACATCTGGAAGACGA
This window contains:
- a CDS encoding ABC transporter ATP-binding protein translates to MAQIRIQNVRKEFGAFAAVRSSTFTIEDGEFFMLLGPSGCGKTTTLRMMAGLELPTSGEIFIDGEEVGMKPASQRDIAFVFQMFALYPHMNVRKNISYPLVSQGMKREEVATRVAEVARILKIEHILDRPVGGLSGGDRQRVALGRAIVRRPKAFFMDEPLGALDAEFREHMAEELRALHDRMGATTVYVTHDQLEAMQMGDKIVVMNHGVIEQFGRPQQIYDWPATKFVAQFIGSPSMNFLDFDGMIGIGGDSVDLGGVKMKVPAAREGRAGRLTLGVRPEHVKFRDDAAYRGRVSAVEYLGTTQIVTVSTGHGDLKARISSSCKVREEEMVGLDFDTRTLSLFDADKGNALVSEANEGVLGHG